tgtgaaaaaaaaattgatatatttgttttttgtttaTTACTTTGAATAATCATAGTCTAATcatattatttttacaattttaacgTTTGTCTTTTTAAAATAGGTGTCATAGTGATAGTAAGAATATGATTATGATTAGTGaacattttaataaatatttgtatatttaGACAGAACATTGCAATACTATATACTTAGTATTCAAGAACTAAAGTAATAAATAAAATCCGAACTTTATCGAGGTATCGTAGATTGAATTAatagttaaaaaataaaatatagtaAGAGTAAGATGAGAATTGTTCTCCTCGTGTCATCATTTTATGTTCCACGAGTGTAACGCACATGCATATATTCTGGTATAAACACACTTgaatgtaaaataaaaataagtctAAGAGTTGTTTCCTACCTATCACCTTCTCCCCACCATTGAAACTAGGTATAGAGTTTTCGTGGCCTTTGGCCCGACATAAGTCTCGCGTCCGAGATCCCCCAACCTCATCCCAAattgtaattaaaaaaaataggtATATAGTTAAGAATTGCATATTGCATATATATATGATGTATAAAGGAGAAAGAATCATGACCAAGAATCTTTACTTGTAAATTACTATTACATCAACAAACAATCACCATCGATCTAATCTCAATCATGAAGtgacccaaaaaaaaaataatcaagaGTAGTGTTCACATGGACAATTTATGTATTATCTGAACTCTTATTTAAAACCAAAGAATTCAATCCTCAAGGCCTCAATCAGGCTTCAAATATACTCTTAATTATAGGACATCTCGGTGATAAAGTTTTCGTCAGAGAGCTAGTAGCTAGAACAAGCCCATGTGAGGCTATGTAACTAGCTAGAAAATTAAAccatagttatatatatatatatatatatatatatatatatatagacacatacacacacacatatatatgtatgtatatatgtatagatAGATGGACAGAAATGGAGATACACCACATACTTCAGAAAACAATGTATCACTGAAGAGACATGAACCCTATATTGGTGATCATCTGCTCTTTCAATATCCTTCTTTTTTTAgaatatatcagttgatccctcCTCCATGAGGGTTGTAATCACTATCATTTCTTGGAAGTGGAAATGGATATGGGAAACTAGTTTGTATTCGATGAAGTCCACCACCATTTCCTCCACTTCCATTAATCCTTAGCCTGTTGTATTCCACCTGTCGTGGGATCGGCGTTGCCGTTCGAGGCTGCAGTGTGGCTGGCAGATTATTCTCACTACAAGTCAAACGAATCAGGTCAGCATTGGCAGCGTCGAGCTCTTTTTGCAGGCGGCCAACTTTTTTCTGCAGGAAGGCGATGGCACCAACACAACCATAGACAGGGTCTCGAACACGTGCCTCGGCTTCGTAGGCTAGAGAATTAACTGCGTCCTCTCGTTGGTGGGGGAGAACCTCGTTGAGGAGCTTGGTGACGTTGCTGGCGCCGAAGATTTTGTGAACATTGGCGAATTTTTGGGGCTCTTCTGGTGGGAAATACGGAGCAAACATGCATCCCGGCAAGCATTTTCGCCGCAAGAACTTGCAGGCTGCGCAGGGAGGGTTGTATGAGGTGGATGAGGCCATTGGTCTTGCACTGCATCAATCAAGAAAATAACGAGTAAATTCTTGAAATCAACAGTTTCTTTGATGCACGTAATTATTGCAAAACTTTACAGCTACTAATTGCTTTCGTCAATTCTTTCCCCTTTTGTTTTAACATTGTCTGAATAATTCGTGCAACATCTATagaattcattttcaaatcttAACTTTACCTATTTATTGGTTTCAAAAGTTCATCGCTAGATTTTGTTTACTTTAGAAATAATAATACTGGTTTGATTCCATTTTTCTCCTACAAATTTTATATGTCTCTATCTTCCTCACCGTGACACCACTAGGTTAGCTAAATATTTGACCTCGATCAATTATTCTtctaggttttttttttaatctttttgagttttttttttcattcacaACCTTCTCGTTTGACCATAAAACATATAGTTCTATGAGTAGGACAATGTCTAAAACTGACAAGGTCATATAAACAAACTTTCCTACGTGTAAGACAATATTTAGAAAATGTGGATGTCAGTTTTTTGATGAAATTGAAATTTTTGTGCAGCCATATATCAAATTTTCCTACAATCACCACTAGGCCAACATGGAAGATGGGTGTATCCGGAATTCGAACGAGGGGATCGGAGGAGTGGATAGAAGAATAAAAAAACTTGGTTTTCGTTAATATTACGATTTCgaaaacaaaaatcaatttcaaaatatatcacGCATCATTTATGATCCAGCTGTTCAATTAATGTTGTAGTCTAAttggaaaatataaataatcagTGTATCAGAACTATGTTTTAACATTTTCTTGAAgctcaaatttaaataatttatacgAAATTTTCTAAATTAAGATTTATTAATTAGAGCCATATATAATGCAATATACAATGAAAACCCTAGCTAGATCAAGAAGCAGTCATTCagaaatattataatatacTAGAGAGCTTAATGAGGGAAACCCTAATGGAAAGAATAAAAAGTTTG
This sequence is a window from Primulina tabacum isolate GXHZ01 chromosome 17, ASM2559414v2, whole genome shotgun sequence. Protein-coding genes within it:
- the LOC142530509 gene encoding protein LATERAL ORGAN BOUNDARIES-like; this translates as MASSTSYNPPCAACKFLRRKCLPGCMFAPYFPPEEPQKFANVHKIFGASNVTKLLNEVLPHQREDAVNSLAYEAEARVRDPVYGCVGAIAFLQKKVGRLQKELDAANADLIRLTCSENNLPATLQPRTATPIPRQVEYNRLRINGSGGNGGGLHRIQTSFPYPFPLPRNDSDYNPHGGGIN